The following are from one region of the Saccharomyces cerevisiae S288C chromosome I, complete sequence genome:
- the ERP2 gene encoding Erp2p (Member of the p24 family involved in ER to Golgi transport; similar to Emp24p and Erv25p; role in misfolded protein quality control; forms a heterotrimeric complex with Erp1p, Emp24p, and Erv25p; localized to COPII-coated vesicles; ERP2 has a paralog, ERP4, that arose from the whole genome duplication) gives MIKSTIALPSFFIVLILALVNSVAASSSYAPVAISLPAFSKECLYYDMVTEDDSLAVGYQVLTGGNFEIDFDITAPDGSVITSEKQKKYSDFLLKSFGVGKYTFCFSNNYGTALKKVEITLEKEKTLTDEHEADVNNDDIIANNAVEEIDRNLNKITKTLNYLRAREWRNMSTVNSTESRLTWLSILIIIIIAVISIAQVLLIQFLFTGRQKNYV, from the coding sequence ATGATCAAATCTACAATTGCTCTACCCTCTTTCTTCATTGTTTTAATTTTGGCGTTGGTCAATTCAGTGGCTGCATCTTCCAGTTATGCACCAGTTGCTATCAGTTTACCAGCATTCAGCAAAGAATGCCTGTACTACGATATGGTTACTGAGGATGATTCCCTGGCTGTGGGTTACCAAGTTCTAACCGGTGGTAATTTTGAgattgattttgatattaCTGCTCCTGATGGATCTGTGATTACTAGTgagaaacaaaagaagtACTCAGactttttattaaaatCGTTTGGAGTGGGGAAGTATaccttttgtttttccaaTAACTATGGTACAGCGTTGAAAAAGGTAGAAATTACactagaaaaggaaaaaactttgACTGACGAGCATGAAGCTGATGTCAATAACGATGACATTATTGCCAATAACGCCGTGGAGGAAATAGATAGAAACTTGAACAAAATCACGAAGACTTTGAACTATTTGAGAGCCAGAGAATGGAGAAACATGTCTACCGTCAATTCCACCGAATCAAGGTTGACTTGGTTATCTATATTgattatcattatcattgcCGTTATAAGTATTGCCCAAGTTCTACTTATTCAATTCCTCTTCACTGGTcgtcaaaaaaattacgTTTAA
- the FUN14 gene encoding Fun14p (Integral mitochondrial outer membrane (MOM) protein; dosage suppressor of an MDM10 null that reduces ERMES-related phenotypes, such as alterations in mitochondrial morphology, protein complex assembly, and lipid profile; dosage suppressor of MDM12, MDM34, and MMM1 null mutant growth defects; novel mechanism of MOM import involving Tom70p, the TOM complex, and the TIM23 complex, requiring mitochondrial membrane potential and processing by the IMP complex for correct biogenesis), which translates to MTLAFNMQRLVFRNLNVGKRMFKNVPLWRFNVANKLGKPLTRSVGLGGAGIVAGGFYLMNRQPSKLIFNDSLGAAVKQQGPLEPTVGNSTAITEERRNKISSHKQMFLGSLFGVVLGVTVAKISILFMYVGITSMLLCEWLRYKGWIRINLKNIKSVIVLKDVDLKKLLIDGLLGTEYMGFKVFFTLSFVLASLNANK; encoded by the coding sequence ATGACTTTGGCTTTTAATATGCAACGGTTGGTGTTTCGTAATTTGAATGTTGGGAAGCGCATGTTCAAGAACGTCCCCTTATGGAGGTTTAATGTCGCCAATAAATTAGGAAAGCCCTTAACTCGCTCTGTAGGGTTAGGCGGTGCTGGCATAGTTGCTGGTGGCTTTTACTTGATGAATCGCCAGCCTTCTAAGTTGATATTCAATGATTCTTTAGGGGCAGCTGTCAAACAACAGGGTCCCTTGGAACCAACTGTGGGCAACAGTACGGCAATTACCGAGGAAAGGAGGAACAAAATAAGTAGTCACAAGCAGATGTTTTTGGGATCATTATTCGGTGTTGTTTTAGGAGTTACGGTGGCTAAGATATCAATTTTGTTTATGTATGTCGGTATTACAAGCATGCTTCTTTGTGAATGGTTACGGTACAAGGGATGGATTCGCattaatttgaaaaatatcaaatctGTAATTGTTTTGAAAGATGTAGACTTGAAGAAACTGCTTATTGATGGGTTATTGGGTACAGAATACATGGGTTTTAAAGTATTCTTTACATTGAGTTTCGTATTAGCAAGTTTAAATGCTAACAAATGA
- the SWC3 gene encoding Swc3p (hypothetical protein; component of the SWR1 complex, which exchanges histone variant H2AZ (Htz1p) for chromatin-bound histone H2A; required for formation of nuclear-associated array of smooth endoplasmic reticulum known as karmellae) produces the protein MPAVLRTRSKESSIEQKPASRTRTRSRRGKRGRDDDDDDDDEESDDAYDEVGNDYDEYASRAKLATNRPFEIVAGLPASVELPNYNSSLTHPQSIKNSGVLYDSLVSSRRTWVQGEMFELYWRRPKKIVSESTPAATESPTSGTIPLIRDKMQKMCDCVMSGGPHTFKVRLFILKNDKIEQKWQDEQELKKKEKELKRKNDAEAKRLRMEERKRQQMQKKIAKEQKLQLQKENKAKQKLEQEALKLKRKEEMKKLKEQNKNKQGSPSSSMHDPRMIMNLNLMAQEDPKLNTLMETVAKGLANNSQLEEFKKFIEIAKKRSLEENPVNKRPSVTTTRPAPPSKAKDVAEDHRLNSITLVKSSKTAATEPEPKKADDENAEKQQSKEAKTTAESTQVDVKKEEEDVKEKGVKSEDTQKKEDNQVVPKRKRRKNAIKEDKDMQLTAFQQKYVQGAEIILEYLEFTHSRYYLPKKSVVEFLEDTDEIIISWIVIHNSKEIEKFKTKKIKAKLKADQKLNKEDAKPGSDVEKEVSFNPLFEADCPTPLYTPMTMKLSGIHKRFNQIIRNSVSPMEEVVKEMEKILQIGTRLSGYNLWYQLDGYDDEALSESLRFELNEWEHAMRSRRHKR, from the coding sequence ATGCCTGCTGTCTTGAGAACCAGGTCCAAAGAATCCTCTATAGAGCAGAAGCCTGCTTCCAGAACTAGAACGAGATCAAGAAGGGGCAAGCGTGGTCgtgacgatgatgatgatgacgacgatgaGGAAAGCGATGATGCATACGATGAAGTAGGTAATGACTATGACGAGTATGCTTCAAGAGCGAAGCTGGCCACCAATAGGCCCTTCGAAATAGTCGCGGGACTGCCTGCTAGTGTGGAGCTGCCCAACTATAACTCTTCGCTTACTCATCCGCAATCAATTAAAAATTCTGGGGTGCTTTACGACTCTCTGGTCAGTTCCAGAAGAACCTGGGTTCAGGGTGAGATGTTTGAACTGTATTGGCGAAGACCTAAGAAAATTGTTAGTGAATCTACCCCAGCAGCGACGGAGAGTCCAACATCTGGAACGATTCCTTTGATTCGAGATAAGATGCAGAAAATGTGCGATTGTGTAATGAGTGGAGGTCCTCACACGTTCAAAGTTAGACTTTTCATACTGAAGAATGACAAAATCGAACAGAAATGGCAAGATGAGCAagagttgaagaaaaaggaaaaggaactGAAACGAAAGAACGATGCAGAGGCCAAAAGATTGAGGATGgaggaaaggaaaaggcAGCAGatgcaaaagaaaatagccaaggaacaaaaacttcaattgcagaaggaaaataaagCCAAGCAGAAGTTGGAACAGGAGGCGCTGAAgctaaaaagaaaggaagaaatgaaaaaactaaaggaacaaaataaaaataaacagGGTTCACCTTCTTCCTCCATGCATGACCCAAGaatgataatgaatttgaatttgatggCACAAGAAGATCCAAAACTAAACACTTTAATGGAAACCGTCGCAAAGGGTCTTGCCAATAATAGTCAACTGGAGGAATTTAAAAAGTTCATTGAAATTGCCAAAAAAAGGTCACTAGAGGAGAACCCAGTTAATAAGCGTCCATCTGTCACAACAACGCGACCTGCACCTCCCTCTAAAGCTAAAGACGTAGCCGAAGATCACCGGTTAAACTCGATAACCTTGGTGAAAAGTTCCAAAACCGCTGCCACGGAACCTGAACCAAAAAAAGCTGATGACGAGAATGCAGAGAAGCAACAGTCCAAAGAGGCAAAGACAACTGCCGAATCGACTCAAGTAGATgtcaagaaagaagaagaagatgtgAAGGAAAAGGGTGTGAAATCAGAGGATacacaaaagaaagaagataatCAAGTGGTAccgaaaaggaaaagaagaaagaacgCAATAAAGGAAGATAAAGATATGCAATTGACCGCGTTCCAACAGAAATACGTTCAAGGTGCGGAGATCATCCTGGAGTATTTAGAATTCACCCATTCGAGGTATTACCTGCCTAAGAAATCAGTAGTAGAATTTTTGGAGGATACGGATGAGATTATAATATCTTGGATTGTTATACACAATTCTAAAGAAATTGAGAAGTTCAaaaccaagaaaataaaagctaAACTGAAAGCCGACCAAAAACTAAACAAGGAGGATGCCAAGCCAGGCTCTGATGTGGAGAAGGAAGTCAGCTTTAATCCTCTTTTTGAAGCCGATTGCCCTACCCCTCTCTACACCCCAATGACAATGAAGTTATCGGGGATTCACAAAAGATTTAACCAAATCATCCGAAATAGCGTTTCTCcaatggaagaagttgttaaagaaatggaaaaaattctGCAAATTGGTACTAGATTGTCTGGCTATAATCTGTGGTACCAATTGGATGGATACGATGATGAAGCTTTGAGCGAAAGTTTGCGGTTCGAACTAAATGAGTGGGAGCACGCCATGAGAAGCAGAAGACACAAAAGATAA
- the MDM10 gene encoding Mdm10p (Moonlighting protein component of both the ERMES and SAM complex; subunit of the ERMES complex that acts as a molecular tether between the mitochondria and the ER, necessary for both efficient phospholipid exchange between organelles and for mitophagy; SAM/TOB complex subunit that functions in the assembly of outer membrane beta-barrel proteins; involved in mitochondrial inheritance and morphology; ERMES complex often co-localizes with peroxisomes adjacent to mitochondria-ER junctions), protein MLPYMDQVLRAFYQSTHWSTQNSYEDITATSRTLLDFRIPSAIHLQISNKSTPNTFNSLDFSTRSRINGSLSYLYSDAQQLEKFMRNSTDIPLQDATETYRQLQPNLNFSVSSANTLSSDNTTVDNDKKLLHDSKFVKKSLYYGRMYYPSSDLEAMIIKRLSPQTQFMLKGVSSFKESLNVLTCYFQRDSHRNLQEWIFSTSDLLCGYRVLHNFLTTPSKFNTSLYNNSSLSLGAEFWLGLVSLSPGCSTTLRYYTHSTNTGRPLTLTLSWNPLFGHISSTYSAKTGTNSTFCAKYDFNLYSIESNLSFGCEFWQKKHHLLETNKNNNDKLEPISDELVDINPNSRATKLLHENVPDLNSAVNDIPSTLDIPVHKQKLLNDLTYAFSSSLRKIDEERSTIEKFDNKINSSIFTSVWKLSTSLRDKTLKLLWEGKWRGFLISAGTELVFTRGFQESLSDDEKNDNAISISATDTENGNIPVFPAKFGIQFQYST, encoded by the coding sequence ATGCTACCCTATATGGACCAAGTACTAAGGGCATTTTATCAGAGCACCCATTGGAGTACGCAAAATAGCTACGAGGATATAACGGCCACATCGAGAACATTATTAGATTTCCGAATTCCCTCAGCAATACACCTGCAAATTTCCAACAAATCTACTCCCAATACATTCAATTCTTTAGATTTTTCTACGAGGTCCAGGATAAATGGTTCTCTGAGTTATTTATACTCCGATGCACAGCAATTGGAGAAATTCATGCGCAACTCTACTGATATCCCATTACAAGATGCCACCGAAACATACAGACAATTGCAACCAAACCTCAATTTCAGTGTTAGTAGTGCGAATACGTTGAGTAGTGACAACACCACAGTCGACAATGACAAGAAATTACTACATGACTCGaaatttgttaaaaaatCCCTTTATTATGGTAGAATGTACTACCCCAGCTCTGATTTAGAAGCAATGATAATAAAACGACTAAGTCCACAAACCCAATTTATGCTTAAGGGTGTCAGTAGTTTCAAAGAAAGCTTAAACGTTTTAACGTGCTATTTTCAAAGAGATTCTCACCGCAATTTACAGGAGTGGATATTTTCCACCAGTGATCTATTATGTGGTTATAGAGTATTACACAATTTCCTTACCACGCCTTCCAAGTTTAACACCTCACTGTACAATAATTCTTCGTTGTCGCTTGGTGCTGAATTTTGGTTAGGGTTAGTAAGTTTAAGCCCCGGTTGTTCGACAACTTTAAGATATTACACACATTCTACAAACACAGGACGACCACTAACTTTGACATTATCTTGGAATCCATTATTCGGCCATATATCCTCCACATATTCGGCCAAGACAGGGACAAATTCTACTTTTTGCGCGAAGTATGATTTTAATCTTTATTCGATTGAATCAAATCTTTCATTTGGGTGCGAATTTTGGCAAAAAAAGCATCATTTGCTTGAAACcaataaaaacaataatgataaattaGAACCAATCTCCGACGAATTGGTTGATATAAATCCAAACAGCAGAGCGACTAAACTACTGCACGAAAATGTACCGGATCTGAATTCAGCTGTTAACGATATTCCTTCTACACTAGATATACCTGTTCACAAACAAAAGCTATTAAATGATTTAACTTATGCATTCTCGTCGTCATTAAGAAAAATCGATGAAGAAAGATCTACCAtcgaaaaatttgataacaaaataaatagtTCCATTTTTACCAGTGTTTGGAAATTAAGCACGTCATTACGTGACAAGACTTTAAAACTATTATGGGAAGGCAAATGGAGGGGATTTTTAATATCTGCCGGGACAGAGCTGGTATTCACTAGAGGCTTTCAAGAAAGTTTATccgatgatgaaaagaatgatAATGCAATATCTATATCAGCAACTGATACAGAAAACGGCAATATACCAGTTTTCCCGGCAAAGTTTGGCATACAATTCCAGTACTCCACATGA
- the SPO7 gene encoding Nem1-Spo7 phosphatase regulatory subunit SPO7 (Putative regulatory subunit of Nem1p-Spo7p phosphatase holoenzyme; regulates nuclear/ER membrane association and activation of Pah1p, a phosphatidate phosphatase involved in the production of diacylglycerol DAG for lipid droplet biogenesis; phosphatase activity of the Nem1p-Spo7p complex is inhibited by Ice2p; regulates nuclear growth by controlling phospholipid biosynthesis; required for normal nuclear envelope morphology, premeiotic replication, and sporulation), whose product MEPESIGDVGNHAQDDSASIVSGPRRRSTSKTSSAKNIRNSSNISPASMIFRNLLILEDDLRRQAHEQKILKWQFTLFLASMAGVGAFTFYELYFTSDYVKGLHRVILQFTLSFISITVVLFHISGQYRRTIVIPRRFFTSTNKGIRQFNVKLVKVQSTWDEKYTDSVRFVSRTIAYCNIYCLKKFLWLKDDNAIVKFWKSVTIQSQPRIGAVDVKLVLNPRAFSAEIREGWEIYRDEFWAREGARRRKQAHELRPKSE is encoded by the coding sequence ATGGAGCCAGAGAGCATAGGCGATGTGGGGAACCATGCCCAGGATGATAGTGCCAGTATAGTGTCCGGGCCTCGCAGGCGTTCTACTAGCAAGACATCCAGTGCGAAGAATATACGGAACTCCAGTAATATCTCTCCAGCATCGATGATTTTCAGGAATTTGTTGATACTGGAGGATGATTTAAGACGCCAAGCTCACGAACAAAAGATACTGAAGTGGCAATTCACTTTGTTCTTAGCGTCTATGGCCGGTGTAGGCGCATTTACCTTCTACGAACTTTATTTCACTTCAGATTATGTCAAGGGCCTCCATAGGGTTATTTTGCAATTCActctttctttcatttccaTTACTGTAGTTCTTTTTCATATCAGTGGACAATATAGAAGAACTATCGTCATTCCAAGAAGATTTTTTACCTCTACTAATAAAGGGATTAGGCAGTTTAATGTGAAGCTAGTTAAAGTACAGTCTACGTGGGACGAGAAATACACAGATTCAGTAAGATTTGTGAGTCGAACAATTGCTTATTGTAATATTTattgtttgaaaaaatttctgtGGCTTAAAGACGATAATGCCATTGtgaaattttggaaaagtgTCACGATACAATCCCAACCGAGGATCGGAGCTGTGGATGTGAAATTAGTCCTCAACCCCAGAGCATTTAGTGCAGAGATTAGAGAAGGATGGGAGATTTATAGAGACGAGTTTTGGGCCAGGGAAGGTGCTAGAAGACGCAAACAAGCGCACGAACTCCGACCTAAATCAGAATGA
- the CYS3 gene encoding cystathionine gamma-lyase CYS3 (Cystathionine gamma-lyase; catalyzes one of the two reactions involved in the transsulfuration pathway that yields cysteine from homocysteine with the intermediary formation of cystathionine; protein abundance increases in response to DNA replication stress), with translation MTLQESDKFATKAIHAGEHVDVHGSVIEPISLSTTFKQSSPANPIGTYEYSRSQNPNRENLERAVAALENAQYGLAFSSGSATTATILQSLPQGSHAVSIGDVYGGTHRYFTKVANAHGVETSFTNDLLNDLPQLIKENTKLVWIETPTNPTLKVTDIQKVADLIKKHAAGQDVILVVDNTFLSPYISNPLNFGADIVVHSATKYINGHSDVVLGVLATNNKPLYERLQFLQNAIGAIPSPFDAWLTHRGLKTLHLRVRQAALSANKIAEFLAADKENVVAVNYPGLKTHPNYDVVLKQHRDALGGGMISFRIKGGAEAASKFASSTRLFTLAESLGGIESLLEVPAVMTHGGIPKEAREASGVFDDLVRISVGIEDTDDLLEDIKQALKQATN, from the coding sequence atgactCTACAAGAATCTGATAAATTTGCTACCAAGGCCATTCATGCCGGTGAACATGTGGACGTTCACGGTTCCGTGATCGAACCCATTTCTTTGTCCACCACTTTCAAACAATCTTCTCCAGCTAACCCTATCGGTACTTACGAATACTCCAGATCTCAAAATCCTAACAGAGAGAACTTGGAAAGAGCAGTTGCCGCTTTAGAGAACGCTCAATACGGGTTGGCTTTCTCCTCTGGTTCTGCCACCACCGCCACAATCTTGCAATCGCTTCCTCAGGGCTCCCATGCGGTCTCTATCGGTGATGTGTACGGTGGTACCCACAGATACTTCACCAAAGTCGCCAACGCTCACGGTGTGGAAACCTCCTTCACTAACGATTTGTTGAACGATCTACCTCAATTGATAAAGGAAAACACCAAATTGGTCTGGATCGAAACCCCAACCAACCCAACTTTGAAGGTCACCGACATCCAAAAGGTGGCAGACCTTATCAAGAAGCACGCTGCCGGCCAAGACGTGATCTTGGTTGTCGACAACACCTTCTTGTCCCCATATATCTCCAATCCATTGAACTTCGGTGCAGACATCGTTGTCCACTCCGCTACAAAGTACATCAACGGTCACTCAGACGTTGTGCTCGGTGTCCTGGCCACTAATAACAAGCCATTGTACGAGCGTCTGCAGTTCTTACAAAACGCCATTGGTGCTATCCCATCTCCTTTCGATGCTTGGTTGACCCACAGAGGTTTGAAGACTTTGCATCTACGTGTCAGACAAGCTGCCCTCAGCGCCAACAAAATCGCTGAATTCTTGGCAGCAGACAAGGAAAACGTTGTCGCAGTCAACTACCCAGGTTTGAAGACACACCCTAACTACGACGTAGTGTTAAAGCAACACCGTGATGCCCTTGGTGGTGGTATGATCTCCTTCAGAATCAAGGGTGGTGCTGAAGCTGCTTCCAAGTTCGCCTCCTCCACAAGACTGTTCACATTGGCCGAATCCCTTGGTGGTATCGAATCTCTATTGGAAGTGCCCGCTGTGATGACCCACGGTGGTATCCCAAAGGAGGCCAGAGAGGCCTCTGGTGTTTTTGACGACTTGGTTAGAATCTCTGTCGGTATTGAAGACACTGACGATCTTTTGGAAGACATCAAGCAAGCCTTGAAACAAGCCACCAACTAA